Below is a genomic region from Aminiphilus circumscriptus DSM 16581.
ATCGGCGCCATCATCGCCAAGGGATTCGCCCGAATCTACTACCGAAACTGCCTGAACGAGGGCCTTCCCATCATCGTCTCTCCCGAAGCCGTCGACGCCATCGAAGCAGGCGATGAAGTCACCGTCGATTTCGATGCGGGCCAGATCGTCACGAAAAAGGGGACCTTCCCCTTCCCACCCTATCCGGAATTCGTCCGGGGGCTCATCGAGGACGGAGGGCTCATTCCCCACGTGAAGAAGTCCCTGGGGCTGAGCTGATCCATTCGAACCGGCGCGGGCCCGCCGCCCCTGGAAACGGCGGGCCCGGTACTCCACGATCCGCGGCATCATGTCGAAGGCGGATCGCGGGCGAAGAGGAAAAATCGAGTTTCACCACACATTTTAAGGAGGGAATCCGCCCATGACCCGCAACGTTCTGCAGGTGAAGGAGAAGAAAGACCGCTACACCGTGTGCTACATGCCCGGAGACGATTCCGGCTTTGACATGATGGAAGCGGCAATGCTCGTCCTGAACACCATGGATCTCCCCATCGATTTCGTCCGGGCCGACCTGGGATGGTGCATGTGGGAGAAGTCCATCGCGAAGTTCGGCGAGGGCGACCCCCGGTGCAACACCGTTCCCCCCGAGACGATCAAGAAGATCGAGAACGCCGATGCCACCCTCATGGCGGCTATCACCTCCAAGGCAGGCGTGAAAGGCTTCAAATCCGCCATCCTTCAAATGCGGCAGCTCTTCGATCTCTACATCAACCTGCGCCCTGCGAAGGTCCTTCCCGGCGTCGGTACCCCGCTGAAGGGCGACCCCAAGATCGACCTCGTCCTCTTCCGTGAGAACACGGAAGATCTCTACGCCGCCGTGGAATTCAACCCCCTTCCCAAGGAACTCTACGACGTCCACAAGGGCATGGAGCGTTTCAAGAAGTGCTCCGAAGTGGCCGTGTCCTGGCGCGTCTTCTCCAAGGAAGGATGCGAGCGCATCATCCGGGCTGCCTTCGAGTACGCAAAGGCAACGGGACGCAAGACCGTCCACAACTGCAACAAGGCGAACGTCATCCGGGAGACCGACGGCATGATGAAGAAGATCTTCCTCCAGGTGGCCAAGGAATACGAGCAGTTCGGCATCAAGGCGATCGAAGAGAACGCCGACGCTACCGCCATGTGGCTCATCAAGAATCCCCAGGATTATGAAGTCATTGTGGCAAGCAACGTCTTCGGCGACATCCTCTCCGATGAGGCGTCCCAGCTCGTGGGCGGACTCGGCTTCGCTCCCAGCGGCAACATCGGCGAGAAGACCGCCATCTTCGAACCCTGCAGCGGTTCCGTTCCCAAGTACGCCCATCAGTACCGGGTCAACCCCAGCGCCATCCTGCTCACCGCAAAGATGATGCTCGAATATCTCGGTCTCGATGAAGCGGGTGCGAAGATCGAAAAGGCCATCGGCGACGTGCTGGTGGAAGGCAAGGTGCTCACCTACGACGTGCTCCGGGACTTCCGGGGCGACCCGAACTGGGAGAAAAACGCCGCCTCCACCCTGGACATGGCCGCCGAAATCGCCCGAAAGATCACTCCCGGCATCTCCGAGGCTCGCATCGAGAGCGCCAGGGCGAAAGCGAAGGAAATGTGCGACTGGACGAAGACCGTCGGCTTCGACGAATAAAGCGACGGCCCTTGGAACACACTATCGGGGCTCGCCGCGGCGAGCCCCTTTGTTCGTCCGGGACGAGTCTCGCTCATTCAATCGAGAATCCAAGGCAAGGAGGAATGCGTCATGAAAACGGCATCGGCCGGAACGGTGGAGTCCATGGACTGCCTCGTGACGGTCAGCGAAGGCGCTCCGGGAAGCGGGCTTTCCATTCAGCTCTCCGGCGCCGCCACGGCCCGTTTCGCGCCCACCATGCGCAAGGCCGTACAGGAAGTCGCCACTGCCATGGGCGCCACGGATCTTTCCATCTCCATCCAGGACAACGGCGCTTTGGACCTGATCCTCAAGGCCAGAACGGAAGCCGCGCTGACCCGCTATCGGGGAGGTGACACCGCATGAGACTCCGAAGGACCATGCTCTATCTTCCCGGAAACAATCCCAACATGCTTCTTCGAGGACACCTCTTCAAACCCGACGGTCTCATCCTCGACCTCGAGGATGCCGTGGCAATGCGCGAAAAAGACGCGGCCCGCATTCTCGTGCGCGACGTGCTTCGGCAAGGGCAGTTCGGTGACTGCGAGGTGACGGTGCGCATCAACGGCATGGACACTTCTTACTGGAAAGACGATCTTGAGGCCGTTGTCCCCGCAGGTATTCACGGCATTCGTGTTCCCAAAGTGGAAGATCCAAAGGATATGGTCCTGCTCGACGAAACGCTTTCGGAAATCGAAACCCGAGCGGGCGTTCCGCTCGGAAAAACGCTGATCTTCTGTCTTCTGGAGACGGCCAAGGGGATCTGGCGCGCCTACGAGATCGCCACGGCCTCGAAACGCGTGACCGCCATCATCCCCGGCGGCGAAGACCTCACGGCAGATCTTCGGACCAATCGCTCCGCCGAGGGAACCGAGTTGGAGGGAGTGCGCAAGATGCTCGTTCTCGCCGCCCGGGCGGCTGGGGTGGACGCCCTGGATACGGTGTTCCCCCGTATCACCGACGACGAAGGATTGCGGAAGGAAGTCAGCTTCATCAAGCAACTCGGGTTCGACGGCAAGAGCGTCATCCACCCGAACCAGATCCCCATCATCCACGACGTGTTCACGCCCACGGAGAAGGAAATCGAGAAAGCAAAGCGCATCGTCGCCGCCGCCAAAGAGGCCGCCGAGCGGGGTCTTGGCGCCGTCTCCGTTGACGGGCGCATGGTGGACCGCCCCGTGGTGAAACGGGCGGAATTCACCCTGATCCGGGCCGGACTGTTCGAGGAGGTGCACTCATGATCCGCAACGCGCTTGGGCGGGAGCTGCCCGAATCCATTCCCGGCTACGGGGTGGTAAAGCCCTTCCTCGGCCACGACAAACGCGTTCCCGAGGGGAACCGAGACGGGGGCCGCATCAAGGCCACTTTCGGCACCTGCACGGACAAGGTGCTTCCCGACATCAAAGCCGCCATCGCCGCATCGGGACTGAAGAGCGGTATGACCGTCTCCTTCCATCACCATCTCCGCAACGGCGACTACGTGGTGAACATGGTCATCGACGCCTGCGCGGAAATGGGCATCCGGGATCTCACCCTCTTCCCCACGGCTCTCTTCGGCGTGCACAAGAAACTTATTCCCCACATCAAGAGCGGCGTCATCCGCAGGATCATGGGCTCCGTGAACGGCCCCATCGGTCAGCTCGTCTCCGAAGGAGGCATGGAGGAACCGGTGGTGCTCCGCAGTCACGGAGGCCGCCCTCGGGCCGTCACCTGCGGTGACGTGCACATCGACGTGGCCTTTCTCGCCGCACCCCGGGCGGACAGATACGGCAATCTCTCCGGTGTCGGTTCCAACTCGGCCTGCGGTTCCCTTGGGTACGCTTTCACGGACGCCATGTACGCGGACTGTGTCGTGGCGGTGACGGACTGCCTCCAGCCCTATCCCATCGGCAACGTGTCCATCCCTCAGGTCTACGTGGATTTCGTGGTGGCCGTGGAAAGCATCGGCGATCCCGCGGGAATCGTCTCCGGAACAACCCAGATCACCCGCGATCCCCTGCGTCTCCTCATCTCCAGATATGCGGCCCAGCTCATCGAGGCCAGCCCCTACTTCAAGAACGGCATCTCCTTCCAGACCGGCGCGGGGGGCATTCCGCTGGCGGTGACAGCCTTCATGAAGGAAGCCATGAAACGCAGAGAGGTGAAGGGGAGCTTCGGTCTGGGAGGCATCACGGGGTACTTCGTGGACCTGCTCAAAGAAGGGTACGTGGAACGTCTTCTGGACGTGCAGTCCTTCGACCTCGAAGCGGTGCGCTCCATCGCGTCGAACCCTGACCACGTGGAGATCTCCGCCGACTGGTACGCCAATCCCTGGAACAAGGGATGCGCCGTGAACATGCTCGACGTGGTCATCCTCGGCGCCACGGAGCTGGACAAGGATTTCAACGCAAACGTGAACACCGAGGCTGACGGCGCGCTGCTTCACGGCATCGGCGGCCATCAGGACACCGCCGCCGGGGCCAAGCTGACCATCATCAGCCAGCCCCTCCTCCGGGGACGCATTCCCTGCGTGGTGGATTCGGTCTATTCCGTCACGACCCCCGGCGAGGTTGTGGACGCAGTGGTCACCGAGTACGGCGTCACCATCAACCCCCGTCGTCAGGACCTGATCGACGCCGCCAAAGAGGCAGGGAATTTCCCCCTCCTCTCCATGGAGGAACTCCTCGCCAAGGCAAAGCAACTCGTCGGTCCCATGGAGCCCGTGCAGACCGAGGAGCGCATCGTGGGCGTCATCGAATGGCGTGACGGCACCGTCATCGACGTGGTGCGCCAGTTGAAGGCCAAGGCATAGCCTTATCGCACAAAGAGGAAGGAGCTTCCCTTCCACAAGTTCGCACCGGGAAGCCGGACGTTCGCCCCAGAGTTTCCTGAAACGGAGACTCTAGCGTTCGCACACACGCCGTGACATCTCTTCCTCGCCCCGAGCCGCCTTCGACATGCAGTCGAAGGCGGCTGTTTTTCAAATTTGAGGAAGCTCTGAATAAAGGCCTTTCGCTTTCCCTTGACCTCGGGCCGCATCAGGCTCTGCGAGGCACCCTGCGGGGCTGACGCAGCCTTATTCAGAGATTCCTTGATTTTCGGAACGTTTTTCTGTTCTCAGAGAGAAATGAGCAGGATACCCACGAGAATCGCCGCGGCGCCAACGGCTCGGCGTCGGTTGAGCCGTTCCCGGAAAAGGAACACCGATGCGGCGAGGACGAGCAAAAAGGCCGTGCTGGTACAGAGGGGAAACGCGAGGGAAAGATCCATCTTCGACAGAAGCGCCGCGTAGAACACGAAGGAGCAGACATAGGCGGCCATGCCGCCTATGACGAAGGGATTGAGGAGAATCCTTCGTACGGCACCGAAGAGTCCTCCGGAAGAGACGGGACCTTTCGAGGACATCCCCATTTTCAGCGAAACGTGGGCACCGGCATTGAGCAGGATGTCTCCCACAACCAGAAACAGCACGAGAGGTTCCATGCGACCACTCCCTTTTCTTTTCACTTCCGCGACTCTAGCGGAAGAATCGGGGGAAGGCAACCCCGGATCGGCACAAAAAAGACTGGTCGCACTGCGAAAGCACCGCCGTACGACCAGTCTTCTTCCTTTCAAGGGTTGTGTTTCTTGCTCCGGAACCTGTTTTACCTCCGTTGTCTCGGCGGAGAAACCGTCGGCTCACGCCGAAAGAAGTTTCTCCCGCACGAGATGGCGAACCTGGACGAGCATCGCCTCCCGTTCTTCCTGGGAAACGGCGGGAACGGCATGCATGAAATGGTGCAGGATCACCTCCATGCCGCAGAAAACAAAAATGCCGTTGTCCACGGCTGTACGAATCGCGCCCTTGAAACCGTAGGTGTCGTAGTCCTTCTCACTTCCACCGGTGGTGCTGAAGATGGCCACTTTTTTCCCTTTGAGAAGTCCTTCAGTGCCGTTTTTCCCGGAGGCATAGGCGAAGCCCGAAGAGAACACGCGATCGATCCACCCTTTGAGGATGGCGGGCAAGGAGAACCACCACACGGGGTGAATCACTACCAACAGATCCGCTTCCTTGACAAAACGCTGCTCCTCCGCGACGTCCGCGAGGGTTTTCCCCTCCCGGAGGGCCAAGAAATCCTCGGCTTTCAACACAGGGTCTATGGAAAGAGCGTAGAGATCGCGCACGTCAAAGGCAACACCGGCAGCCGAAAATTCCTCCTTCACCGCTTCGAGAACGGCGTGATTGAAACTCTTCGGATTCGGATGGGCATAGACGAGAAGCGCCTTCATGAAAACAACCCCCTTTGTCATGGTTTGGGAAATTTCTCTTTCGGAACCGACGTATCTTTCATAAGTGTAGTTTTTCTGGCGGAATTGTCAACTTTGAGAGAGCATGCACATACACCCGATCCTTTTCTTCTACAAACTACGAAAAGAGCTTCCTCACGAGGACACCGGCATTCGTTCTTTTCGGGCTCCACTGTCCCGGGCGCGGTCCCAAGCTCCTCCCCGGCTGCATCGCGACGCTCCCGGCCCTTCCGGGGTCGAAACAGACACCTCGCTCAGTCGGCGCGGCTTCCGCGACAAAAAAAGAGCACAGGGACAACCGATGCGCTAGCCGATACCGAGGATGCGCACCCAGAGGGGCAGGGTCA
It encodes:
- a CDS encoding EamA family transporter gives rise to the protein MEPLVLFLVVGDILLNAGAHVSLKMGMSSKGPVSSGGLFGAVRRILLNPFVIGGMAAYVCSFVFYAALLSKMDLSLAFPLCTSTAFLLVLAASVFLFRERLNRRRAVGAAAILVGILLISL
- a CDS encoding isocitrate/isopropylmalate dehydrogenase family protein; this encodes MTRNVLQVKEKKDRYTVCYMPGDDSGFDMMEAAMLVLNTMDLPIDFVRADLGWCMWEKSIAKFGEGDPRCNTVPPETIKKIENADATLMAAITSKAGVKGFKSAILQMRQLFDLYINLRPAKVLPGVGTPLKGDPKIDLVLFRENTEDLYAAVEFNPLPKELYDVHKGMERFKKCSEVAVSWRVFSKEGCERIIRAAFEYAKATGRKTVHNCNKANVIRETDGMMKKIFLQVAKEYEQFGIKAIEENADATAMWLIKNPQDYEVIVASNVFGDILSDEASQLVGGLGFAPSGNIGEKTAIFEPCSGSVPKYAHQYRVNPSAILLTAKMMLEYLGLDEAGAKIEKAIGDVLVEGKVLTYDVLRDFRGDPNWEKNAASTLDMAAEIARKITPGISEARIESARAKAKEMCDWTKTVGFDE
- a CDS encoding NAD(P)H-dependent oxidoreductase; protein product: MKALLVYAHPNPKSFNHAVLEAVKEEFSAAGVAFDVRDLYALSIDPVLKAEDFLALREGKTLADVAEEQRFVKEADLLVVIHPVWWFSLPAILKGWIDRVFSSGFAYASGKNGTEGLLKGKKVAIFSTTGGSEKDYDTYGFKGAIRTAVDNGIFVFCGMEVILHHFMHAVPAVSQEEREAMLVQVRHLVREKLLSA
- a CDS encoding citrate lyase acyl carrier protein; translation: MKTASAGTVESMDCLVTVSEGAPGSGLSIQLSGAATARFAPTMRKAVQEVATAMGATDLSISIQDNGALDLILKARTEAALTRYRGGDTA
- a CDS encoding 3-isopropylmalate dehydratase small subunit, whose product is MKITGKVWKYGDDVNTDVIFPGKYTYTIKDRAEMAKVALEDLDPEFTKSAKAGDIIVAGKNWGCGSSREQAVSCLKERGIGAIIAKGFARIYYRNCLNEGLPIIVSPEAVDAIEAGDEVTVDFDAGQIVTKKGTFPFPPYPEFVRGLIEDGGLIPHVKKSLGLS
- a CDS encoding HpcH/HpaI aldolase/citrate lyase family protein, translating into MRLRRTMLYLPGNNPNMLLRGHLFKPDGLILDLEDAVAMREKDAARILVRDVLRQGQFGDCEVTVRINGMDTSYWKDDLEAVVPAGIHGIRVPKVEDPKDMVLLDETLSEIETRAGVPLGKTLIFCLLETAKGIWRAYEIATASKRVTAIIPGGEDLTADLRTNRSAEGTELEGVRKMLVLAARAAGVDALDTVFPRITDDEGLRKEVSFIKQLGFDGKSVIHPNQIPIIHDVFTPTEKEIEKAKRIVAAAKEAAERGLGAVSVDGRMVDRPVVKRAEFTLIRAGLFEEVHS
- the citF gene encoding citrate lyase subunit alpha, coding for MIRNALGRELPESIPGYGVVKPFLGHDKRVPEGNRDGGRIKATFGTCTDKVLPDIKAAIAASGLKSGMTVSFHHHLRNGDYVVNMVIDACAEMGIRDLTLFPTALFGVHKKLIPHIKSGVIRRIMGSVNGPIGQLVSEGGMEEPVVLRSHGGRPRAVTCGDVHIDVAFLAAPRADRYGNLSGVGSNSACGSLGYAFTDAMYADCVVAVTDCLQPYPIGNVSIPQVYVDFVVAVESIGDPAGIVSGTTQITRDPLRLLISRYAAQLIEASPYFKNGISFQTGAGGIPLAVTAFMKEAMKRREVKGSFGLGGITGYFVDLLKEGYVERLLDVQSFDLEAVRSIASNPDHVEISADWYANPWNKGCAVNMLDVVILGATELDKDFNANVNTEADGALLHGIGGHQDTAAGAKLTIISQPLLRGRIPCVVDSVYSVTTPGEVVDAVVTEYGVTINPRRQDLIDAAKEAGNFPLLSMEELLAKAKQLVGPMEPVQTEERIVGVIEWRDGTVIDVVRQLKAKA